One stretch of Actinomycetota bacterium DNA includes these proteins:
- the dhaL gene encoding dihydroxyacetone kinase subunit DhaL codes for MFSVAQAEAWVRSAASVIEEHAATLTRLDSAIGDGDHGTNMNRGFKAAVQRLDGLEGDKDFGGVFKAVGMALIGKVGGASGPLYGSLFLGMGKELGDATEVEDERLAAALRAGYDSVVARGKAQLEDKTMLDAGHPALEALDAALAEGKELGPALDDAAAAAEAGMKATIPMIARKGRASYLGERSRDHQDPGATSTHLLLKTLADVVNSR; via the coding sequence GTGTTCTCGGTGGCCCAGGCGGAGGCCTGGGTCAGGTCGGCGGCGTCCGTGATCGAGGAGCACGCGGCCACCCTGACCAGGCTGGACTCGGCCATCGGCGACGGCGACCACGGCACCAACATGAACCGGGGATTCAAGGCGGCCGTCCAGCGCCTCGACGGCCTCGAGGGCGACAAGGACTTCGGGGGCGTGTTCAAGGCGGTCGGGATGGCCCTGATCGGCAAGGTCGGCGGGGCCTCGGGCCCGCTGTACGGGTCGCTGTTCCTCGGCATGGGCAAGGAGCTGGGCGACGCGACCGAGGTCGAGGACGAGCGGCTGGCGGCCGCGCTGCGGGCCGGGTACGACAGCGTGGTCGCCAGGGGCAAGGCCCAGCTCGAGGACAAGACGATGCTGGACGCCGGGCACCCGGCCCTTGAGGCGCTGGACGCCGCCCTGGCCGAGGGCAAGGAGCTGGGCCCGGCCCTGGACGACGCCGCCGCGGCCGCCGAGGCCGGCATGAAGGCCACCATCCCGATGATCGCCCGCAAGGGACGGGCCAGCTACCTCGGCGAGCGCTCCCGCGACCACCAGGACCCAGGCGCCACCTCGACCCACCTGCTCCTCAAGACCCTGGCCGACGTCGTCAACAGTCGCTGA
- the dhaK gene encoding dihydroxyacetone kinase subunit DhaK: MKKLINSVDDFVKESLEGMQKAHGDLIDVNYDPFVVFRTDAPVQGKVGVISGGGSGHEPMHGGFVGKGMLDAACPGEVFTSPTPDQMEWATKKVDGGAGVLHIVKNYSGDVMNFEMAADLGRDAGVEVESVVVDDDVAVKDSLYTQGRRGVGGTVLMEKIVGAKAEEGANLQSVADLARDVNANVRSMGLALTSCTVPAAGSPTFDLPDDEVEIGIGIHGEPGRERIKMESADQLTDRLARPVIEDLGLSSGEQVLLFVNSMGGTPLAELYVIYRRVLQLLDEGGVQVARHLIGPLITSLEMQGASVTILRLDDEKTRLWDAPVHTPALRWGV; encoded by the coding sequence GTGAAGAAACTGATCAACTCGGTGGACGACTTCGTCAAGGAGTCGCTCGAGGGCATGCAGAAGGCCCACGGCGACCTCATCGACGTCAACTACGACCCGTTCGTCGTCTTCCGGACCGACGCTCCCGTGCAGGGCAAGGTCGGGGTCATCTCCGGGGGCGGGTCGGGGCACGAGCCGATGCACGGCGGGTTCGTGGGCAAGGGGATGCTGGACGCGGCCTGCCCGGGCGAGGTGTTCACCTCGCCGACGCCCGACCAGATGGAGTGGGCGACCAAGAAGGTGGACGGCGGGGCCGGGGTGCTCCACATCGTCAAGAACTACTCCGGCGACGTGATGAACTTCGAGATGGCGGCCGACCTGGGCCGGGACGCCGGGGTCGAGGTCGAGAGCGTGGTCGTGGACGACGACGTGGCCGTCAAGGACTCGCTGTACACCCAGGGACGGCGCGGGGTCGGCGGGACCGTGCTGATGGAGAAGATCGTCGGGGCCAAGGCCGAGGAGGGCGCCAACCTCCAGTCCGTGGCCGACCTGGCCCGCGACGTCAACGCCAACGTGCGCTCGATGGGGCTGGCCCTCACCTCGTGCACGGTCCCGGCGGCCGGGTCGCCCACCTTCGACCTGCCCGACGACGAGGTCGAGATCGGCATCGGCATCCACGGCGAGCCGGGCCGCGAGCGGATCAAGATGGAGAGCGCCGACCAGCTCACCGACCGGCTGGCCCGGCCGGTGATCGAGGACCTCGGGCTCAGCTCGGGCGAGCAGGTGCTGCTGTTCGTCAACTCCATGGGCGGCACGCCCCTGGCCGAGCTGTACGTGATCTACCGGCGCGTCCTCCAGCTCCTGGACGAGGGCGGCGTGCAGGTGGCGCGGCACCTGATCGGCCCGCTGATCACCTCCCTGGAGATGCAGGGCGCCTCGGTCACCATCCTGCGCCTGGACGACGAGAAGACCCGGCTGTGGGACGCCCCGGTGCACACCCCGGCGCTGCGCTGGGGGGTGTAG